One Aspergillus oryzae RIB40 DNA, chromosome 2 genomic window carries:
- a CDS encoding putative nuclear division Rft1 protein (nuclear division RFT1 protein), translating to MSQPHETDDRILASSASGMTFLIIVQIVSRLFTFIANQLILRTLSPAILGIGTQLELYFISILYFSRESIRTAIQRQPFHGASATATHDGSHHQISDELNQKAQLQTISSQSVVNMSYLSISMGVPSALIFATLYTQFASQEVSETPFYRAGVAITTVASLMELCVEPFFTVVQQYTLYKKRAIVETAAAFMKSLTVCALFSWSSWKDRDLGVLPFALGYLCYSLSLICGYYLAIPKLTSRWRFSLLLTKIRPSDKSIYLADRFPKHLVALSTNVFFQSIVKHLLTQGDAMMLATMTSLKDQGIYSLASNYGGLVARVLFQPIEENSRAVFSSLLNSGKQHTSNVSAARAHLTEILRIYAMLAVFIFPLGPYLVPRILSLLGGHRWASPEVGSLLSLYCYYIPFLAFNGITEAFVSSAASASDLRRQTYWMGVFSASFALAAYLFLKIGGLGAHGLIWVNIINMTVRTAWSFIFLRSYFYLHGSSLALSEFCLRPQTWIAGALSSIILARQGHDDTVYCSSVKALTFCTGYSLLM from the exons ATGTCTCAGCCGCATGAAACTGATGACAGGATTCTggcttcatcggcatctggTATGACCTTCTTGATCATTGTTCAAATAGTCTCTAGACTGTTTACGTTCATCGCAAACCAATTGATCCTACGGACTCTGTCCCCGGCAATACTCGGGATAGGTACTCAACTGGAGTTATATTTCATCTCGATACTATACTTTTCCAGGGAAAGCATCAGAACAGCGATTCAGCGACAACCTTTTCATGGAGCATCTGCTACTGCTACCCACGATGGGAGCCACCATCAAATAAGTGACGAACTAAATCAAAAGGCTCAACTTCAAACAATATCTTCGCAATCAGTAGTAAACATGTCTTATCTGAGTATCAGCATGGGAGTCCCATCAGCTTTGATATTTGCGACATTGTACACACAGTTTGCTTCCCAGGAAGTTTCTGAAACGCCTTTCTATCGAGCTGGCGTTGCGATCACCACAGTTGCATCCCTTATGGAGCTTTGCGTTGAGCCTTTCTTTACCGTGGTGCAGCAGTATACGTTATACAAGAAGCGCGCAATAGTGGAGACAGCTGCAGCATTTATGAAGAGCTTAACCGTGTGTGCTTTGTTttcatggtcttcttggaaAGACCGAGATTTGGGTGTCCTCCCATTCGCTCTGGGTTACCTTTGTTACTCTTTGTCTCTTATTTGTGGGTATTATCTAGCCATACCAAAGTTGACAAGTCGATGGCGGTTCTCGTTGCTCCTTACTAAGATTAGACCAAG TGATAAATCAATTTACCTGGCCGATAGGTTCCCAAAGCACCTTGTTGCACTTTCCACAAATGTCTTTTTTCAGTCCATTGTAAAACACCTCCTGACTCAGGGCGACGCAATGATGCTGGCAACAATGACGAGCTTGAAAGACCAAGGTATATACTCTTTGGCCTCAAATTATGGCGGCCTGGTAGCGCGCGTTCTATTCCAGCCCATCGAAGAAAACAGCCGCGCTGTCTTCTCATCTCTGCTCAACTCTGGGAAACAACATACAAGCAATGTCAGTGCAGCCAGGGCGCATCTAACTGAGATTTTAAGAATATATGCAATGCTAGCTGTTTTCATATTCCCTTTAGGGCCATATCTGGTTCCCCGAATACTATCTCTTCTGGGCGGACACAGGTGGGCTTCTCCGGAAGTCGGTAGCTTGCTTTCACTCTATTGCTATTATATACCATTCTTGGCATTCAACGGTATAACCGAGGCATTTGTTTCGTCTGCAGCTAGTGCTTCTGACCTTCGAAGACAAACTTACTGGATGGGGGTGTTTTCAGCGAGCTTTGCTTTAGCAGCTTACCTATTTTTGAAAATTGGTGGCTTGGGTGCCCATGGACTAATCTGGGTTAACATTATCAACATGACAGTCCGAACGGCCTGGagtttcatcttcctccggTCCTACTTTTACCTGCACGGCAGTAGCCTAGCCCTGTCTGAATTCTGTCTACGACCTCAAACATGGATTGCTGGGGCTTTATCATCAATAATCCTGGCCAGACAAGGACACGACGATACTGTCTATTGTAGCTCTGTGAAGGCATTGACATTTTGTACTGGTTATAGCCTCCTGATGTAA
- the dbp3 gene encoding RNA-dependent ATPase DBP3 (ATP-dependent RNA helicase), giving the protein MTKRDLHNEGGDENKPRKKQKSEKQKKEKSAKSKSSAEQSLSYVQSPALGDVPQSEIEKFLTENSIKITDTSSENVMRPIISFSHLPPCKDDLYAPLSSFKSPTSIQSATWPLLFAGRDVIGIAETGSGKTLAFGLPCLKKIQDSAMTKQKPYRPLAVIISPTRELAMQIYDQLLKFSGSVGVRVACVFGGVRKEEQREALKTAGVVVATPGRLKDLQNDGSVDLGKVKYLVLDEADRMLDKGFEQDIKDIIRPMPVSKRQTIMFTATWPPSVRDLASTFMSSPVTVTIGGDPSADPRANTRIKQVVEVVKPHEKESRLVQLLNRSQRGVPEPEKVLAFCLYKKEAMRIERLLRTKGFKVAGIHGDLSQQERFRSLDAFKTGAATVLVATDVAARGLDIPSVKQVINVTFPLTVEDYVHRIGRTGRAGAEGHAVTLFTETDKAQSGALINVLRAAKQDIPEDLLKFGTTVKKKQHDAYGAFFKNVDTDKTATKIVFDD; this is encoded by the exons ATGACTAAACGTGATCTTCACAATGAAGGGGGTGATGAGAATAAGCCCaggaaaaagcagaagagtgaaaagcaaaagaaggaaaaatctGCGAAGTCCAAATCAAGTGCTGAACAGAGTCTCTCTTACGTCCAGTCTCCTGCATTAGGTGATGTCCCTCAGTCCGAAATCGAGAAATTCCTTACGGAAAACTCTATTAAGATAACAGATACATCATCTGAGAACGTAATGCGCCcaatcatttcattttctcacCTCCCTCCTTGCAAAGATGACCTATATGCACCATTGAGCTCATTCAAATCACCAACTTCGATCCAGTCTGCTACCTGGCCGTTGTTGTTCGCTGGTCGTGATGTTATTGGCATCGCAGAAACCGGAAGTGGAAAAACACTTGCATTTGGTTTGCCGTGTCTAAAGAAGATCCAGGACTCAGCGATGACCAAACAGAAACCCTATCGCCCTTTGGCAGTGATAATATCTCCAACGAGGGAACTAGCGATGCAAATATACGACCAATTGTTAAAGTTCTCAGGATCCGTGGGCGTCAGAGTGGCTTGTGTATTCGGCGGcgtgaggaaggaggaacaaCGGGAGGCACTGAAAACTGCgggggttgttgttgcgACCCCTGGTAGGTTGAAGGATCTTCAAAATGATGGTTCGGTAGACCTAGGAAAAGTGAAGTACCTGGTTCTGGACGAGGCGGATCGTATGCTGGACAAGGGCTTTGAACAAGACATCAAGGACATCATTCGTCCAATGCCGGTATCTAAGCGCCAGACCATCATGTTCACTGCAACCTGGCCTCCAAGTGTCAGGGACCTCGCGTCAACTTTCATGTCCTCTCCTGTAACTGTCACCATCGGAGGTGATCCATCTGCGGACCCACGGGCGAACACCAGGATCAAGCAAGTTGTGGAGGTTGTCAAACCACATGAAAAAGAGTCTCGACTTGTCCAATTGTTGAATCGGTCCCAGCGAGGGGTTCCTGAGCCAGAAAAAGTGCTAGCCTTCTGTTTGTATAAAAAGGAAGCTATGCGGATTGAGAGACTTCTCCGTACAAAGGGTTTTAAAGTCGCAGGAATACATGGGGACCTAAGTCAACAGGAGAGGTTTCGAAGCCTAGATGCATTCAAAACTGGAGCTGCTACTGTCCTCGTTGCTACTGACGTTGCGGCTCGTGGACTTGACATACCTTCGGTCAAACAGGTCATTAATGTCACATTCCCACTCACGGTTGAAGATTATGTACATCGAATTGGGCG gACTGGTCGTGCTGGAGCTGAGGGACATGCCGTGACCCTATTCACCGAGACAGATAAAGCTCAGTCTGGCGC ATTGATCAACGTCCTCAGAGCAGCAAAACAGGATATACCAGAGGACCTCCTTAAGTTTGGAACAActgtcaagaagaagcaacatGATGCATATGGTGCATTCTTCAAGAATGTTGACACTGACAAGACAGCCACAAAAATTGTGTTCGACGATTAG
- a CDS encoding NAD(P)H-quinone oxidoreductase (NADPH:quinone reductase and related Zn-dependent oxidoreductases), whose amino-acid sequence MADKMMRAIDVKGGKGSADALFINKIPVPEPGEAQALVKIKAFGLNRMDILQREGNYPVPPQAPSTMGVEFSGTIEKLGRNPEVGFKLGDEVFGLAYGGAYAEYIAVSTHMLIHKPVELSWEAAAGIPETWITATQALYLIGGYKPGDSVLWHAGASSVSIAGIQLAKSDGASAVFVTVGSQEKIDFCLDKLGVTAGYNYRTQDWASELSKATDDRGVDVIIDFVGATHFQGNLNVAARDARIVQLGQMSGSILPAGVDIGSLLRKRVRLEGSTLRSRDEDYQKKLRDLLVKHALPKFRDGTFTVFIEKVLPFEDIADAHKLLESNCTKGKVICTID is encoded by the exons ATGGCAGACAAAATGATGAGAGCAATCG ATGTAAAAGGCGGGAAAGGGAGTGCCGATGCCTTATTCATCAATAAAATACCGGTTCCTGAACCTGGGGAGGCCCAAGCATTAGTCAAAATCAAGGCTTTCGGACTGAACAGGATGGATATATTGCAGCGTGAGGGTAATTACCCTGTGCCACCCCAAGCGCCTAGTACTATGGGTGTTGAGTTCTCCGGGACGATTGAGAAGCTCGGCCGAAACCCCGAGGTTGGCTTCAAGCTTGGAGATGAAGTGTTTGGCCTAGCTTACGGTG GCGCCTATGCGGAATACATCGCTGTCTCAACGCATATGTTAATACATAAGCCCGTAGAGTTATCGTGGGAGGCGGCAGCTGGAATTCCTGAA ACTTGGATAACAGCTACCCAAGCCTTATACCTGATAGGTGGATATAAACCAGGAGATTCGGTTCTCTGGCATGCAGGCGCTTCATCTGTTTCCATAGCTGGCATTCAGCTCGCTAAAAGCGACGGCGCATCTGCCGTGTTCGTGACTGTAGGTTCCCAGGAAAAGATCGACTTTTGTCTTGATAAGCTGGGTGTCACTGCCGGATACAACTATAGAACTCAGGATTGGGCGTCTGAACTCTCAAAAGCAACGGATGATCGTGGTGTTGACGTGATCATCGATTTCGTGGGTGCAACACATTTTCAAGGTAACTTGAATGTTGCCGCTCGGGATGCGCGTATAGTTCAGTTGGGACAGATGAGTGGTTCAATCCTCCCTGCGGGTGTTGATATCGGTAGCCTtctgaggaagagggtgagGTTGGAAGGTAGCACTCTCCGAAGCCGGGATGAGGACTACCAGAAGAAATTGCGTGATCTGCTGGTCAAGCATGCACTGCCAAAGTTCCGGGATGGTACTTTTACGGTCTTCATCGAGAAGGTTTTACCCTTTGAGGATATCGCAGATGCCCATAAATTGCTAGAGAGCAACTGTACTAAGGGCAAAGTGATTTGTACAATTGACTAA
- a CDS encoding replication factor A subunit protein RFA1 (single-stranded DNA-binding replication protein A (RPA), large (70 kD) subunit and related ssDNA-binding proteins): protein MASDAASQVSVGALSAIFDETKPQILEPVVQCVQIKPLPPQQNNQERYRAVFSDISNYVQTMLATQANRFVTSGQLRKGCFVRLKSFQANSVKGKKILIILDLEVLQDLGEAEKIGEPKPLESKTEEEEKSQPTTISSNGFYGSKIQGGQLQAPNKSAQPQPAAASAHATIYPIEAISPYSHKWTIKARCTSKSNIRTWHNRNGDGKLFSVNLLDDSGEIRATGFNDQCDMLYDVFQEGSVYYISSPCGVKLAKKQFTNLNNDYELTFERDTVVEKAEDQADVPQIRFSFTTIGDLQSVEKDTTIDVIGVLKEVAEVSQIMSKTTNKPYNKRELTLVDSTGFSVRLTVWGSTALNFNVTPESVIAFKGVKVSDFGGRSLSLLSSGSMTVDPDIEEAHKLKGWYDAQGRDGVFASHASMPGVAASTTKLEQFKTVAQVKEEQLGMSDEVAYFSLKATVIYIKQDTMCYPACLSEGCNKKVTELDPGQWRCERCDKTHPRPEYRYIMLISVSDHTGQLYLSCFDEVGRYMMGTSADQLMEIRQNDDKAAGDIFQDANCRTWNFRCRAKIDNFGDQQRIRCQIVTAKPVNYSEEALRLANMIDSYSVS, encoded by the exons ATGGCCTCCGACGCAGCATCCCAGGTTTCCGTTGGCGCTttaag TGCAATCTTCGATGAAACAAAACCTCAGATACTGGAGCCCGTTGTCCAGTGTGTCCAGATCAAACCGTTGCCACCTCAACAGAACAATCAAGAGCGCTACAGAGCCGTTTTCAGTGATATATCCAACTATGTCCAGACAATGCTAGCGACTC AAGCCAATCGATTTGTTACAAGTGGGCAACTCCGGAAAGGCTGTTTCGTTAGGCTCAAGTCATTCCAGGCGAATTcggtgaaggggaagaa GATCCTTATAATTTTGGATCTAGAGGTCTTGCAGGATTTAGGCGAGGCTGAGAAAATAGGAGAACCCAAGCCCCTAGAGAGTaaaacagaagaggaggagaagtccCAGCCTACCACGATATCAAGCAACGGGTTCTATGGCTCTAAAATTCAAGGAGGACAACTCCAAGCACCCAACAAATCAGCCCAGCCACAGCCCGCAGCAGCTTCAGCACATGCCACCATTTACCCCATCGAAGCTATCTCGCCTTATTCTCACAAATGGACCATCAAGGCACGGTGCACGAGCAAGTCAAATATCAGGACCTGGCATAACAGGAATGGAGATGGTAAGCTCTTCAGCGTCAATTTGCTGGACGACAGTGGCGAGATCCGTGCAACTGGGTTTAATGATCAGTGTGATATGCTCTATGACGTCTTCCAGGAGGGCAGTGTTTATTACATCTCTAGCCCATGCGGCGTGAAGCTTGCCAAGAAACAGTTTACCAATTTGAACAATGACTATGAACTCACATTTGAACGGGATACGGTTGTTGAAAAG GCAGAGGATCAAGCCGACGTTCCACAAATCAGATTCAGCTTTACGACCATCGGTGACCTGCAGTCTGTCGAGAAGGATACCACCATTGATGTAATTGGAGTACTGAAAGAGGTTGCTGAGGTTTCTCAGATTATgtccaagaccaccaacaaGCCTTATAACAAACGTGAGCTTACATTAGTGGACAGCACGGGGTTTTCCGTTCGCCTAACTGTCTGGGGATCAACTGCGCTGAATTTCAACGTGACACCCGAGTCTGTAATAGCGTTCAAGGGTGTGAAAGTGTCTGACTTTGGAGGTAGAAGTTTAAGCTTGCTGAGTTCAGGTTCAATGACGGTTGATCCTGATATTGAGGAAGCCCACAAATTGAAGGGTTGGTACGACGCTCAAGGCCGGGATGGAGTCTTTGCTTCACATGCTTCAATGCCTGGTGTAGCCGCATCTACTACAAAACTTGAACAATTCAAGACTGTCGCACAGGTCAAAGAGGAGCAATTGGGTATGTCAGATGAGGTGGCCTATTTCTCACTGAAGGCGACTGTTATCTACATCAAGCAAGATACCATGTGCTATCCTGCCTGTCTTTCTGAAGGTTGCAATAAAAAAGTAACAGAGCTTGATCCTGGCCAATGGCGGTGTGAACGTTGCGATAAAACTCATCCACGACCAGAGTATCGCTATATAATGCTCATTAGCGTTAGCGATCATACTGGACAACTTTATCTCAGCTGTTTCGATGAAGTGGGCAGGTACATGATGGGCACTTCCGCAGATCAGCTCATGGAGATACGCCAGAACGATGACAAAGCAGCCGGAGATATTTTCCAGGATGCAAATTGCCGAACTTGGAATTTCAGATGTCGGGCCAAGATTGACAATTTTGGTGATCAACAACG CATTCGTTGTCAGATAGTAACGGCGAAACCGGTTAATTATTCTGAAGAGGCACTGCGCCTTGCGAACATGATCGATTCATATAGTGTTTCGTGA
- a CDS encoding ubiquitin-specific protease UBP14 (ubiquitin-specific protease UBP14), translating to MASCVHVNSHDLKPPSLSQAVYREDCTQCFDSIDDEAGLNVCLTCFNGGCAGDRDHASLHFKRHGHPLALNIKRIRKKVQRDEPPHKISKLAIAAETDENRYDTTTRVICYSCGKDEIDKTSGGLAMTIDGVLNAMSFSKREEVKAWEQEFVPCEHTLCLNQQESRNIGSKDLSQCSMCDLKENLWLCLECGNLGCGRSQFGGIGGNSHALAHADRTSHAIAVKLGSITADGSADIYCYKCNEERTDPDLAVHLAHWGINLAGREKTEKSLMEMQVEHNLKWEFSMTSEDGHELSPIFGPGFTGLANLGNSCYLSSVIQCLFDLPEFQQRYRHENEEPPLTDSPAEDLETQLRKLADGILSGRYSRADMDVIVAPDSPEVPRQKGLVPAMFKHLVGRGHEEFSTMKQQDAFEFLLHLFKLINLSRHPDNLSSPTHSFMFAMEQRLQCVCCKKVRYKVDEQDNVSIPVPARRLALPDDTTSTGQFAPVTLFDCLDASTSEEVVDLVCPSCGSKDGFSKRSSFRTLPQQLVINARRFELINWVPTKLDIPVDVSEEPLDLSPYLSSGQKEGEELLPDIDASKRDFVPNQYALDQLLSMGFPRARSEKALYTTGNSDFEAAMNWLFAHLEDPDIDEPLTISEIRGGGTDASHDPAKVAQLVEMGIDESRAKRALGATGGDVNRAIDWVFSHPEADAEGYGRESNTHSDGCPRNLGSSDVPARYKLRSIVCHKGSSVHAGHYVAFVRKTLPGQNEPCWVMFNDEKVVKAGDIHEMKKYAYLYFFSRV from the exons ATGGCTTCTTGCGTGCATGTAAATTCTCACG ATCTAAAGCCCCCATCTCTCTCACAAGCTGTATACCGAGAAGATTGCACACAGTGTTTTGATTCCATC GACGATGAAGCCGGTTTGAATGTTTGCCTCACTTGCTTCAATGGCGGCTGCGCTGGGGACAGAGATCATGCGTCTCTCCATTTCAAGCGCCATGGCCACCCCTTGGCATTGAACATCAAACGAATTCGAAAGAAGGTCCAG CGTGATGAGCCCCCACACAAAATCTCAAAACTTGCAATAGCTGCCGAAACAGATGAAAACCGCTATGACACAACCACGCGCGTTATCTGTTATTCATGCGGTAAAGACGAGATTGATAAGACGAGTGGTGGACTAGCGATGACCATTGATGGAGTCCTAAATGCGATGTCATTCTCAAAACGAGAGGAGGTAAAGGCCTGGGAGCAGGAGTTCGTTCCTTGTGAACACACCCTCTGCCTGAATCAACAGGAATCCAGAAATATCGGGTCGAAAG ACCTGAGTCAATGTTCCATGTGTGATCTGAAGGAGAATCTTTGGCTTTGCTTGGAATGTGGCAATCTTGGCTGCGGGCGTAGCCAATTTGGTGGTATAGGTGGAAACTCTCACGCCCTTGCACACGCGGACCGAACATCCCATGCGATCGCCGTCAAACTTGGCTCGATAACGGCAGATGGCTCTGCTGACATCTACTGCTACAAATGCAACGAAGAGAGGACTGACCCAGACCTGGCTGTTCACCTTGCTCACTGGGGTATTAACCTAGCGGGGCgtgagaaaacagagaaaagcctgatggagatgcagGTTGAACATAACCTAAAATGGGAATTTTCAATGACGTCTGAGGATGGCCATGAACTTAGCCCAATATTCGGGCCAGGGTTTACTGGTTTAGCCAATCTAGGGAATAGCTGCTACCTATCAAGCGTCATTCAATGCCTATTCGACTTGCCAGAATTTCAACAGAGATATCGCCATGAGAACGAAGAACCACCGCTCACAGATTCCCCCGCGGAGGACCTTGAAACGCAACTGCGCAAACTCGCTGATGGTATCCTGTCAGGGCGTTACTCGCGAGCTGATATGGATGTCATTGTCGCACCCGACTCTCCAGAAGTCCCTCGCCAGAAAGGCCTAGTGCCGGCGATGTTTAAGCATCTTGTCGGTCGTGGGCACGAGGAATTCTCGACAATGAAACAGCAGGATGCATTCGAATTCTTACTGCACCTCTTCAAACTCATTAACTTATCTAGGCATCCAGATAATTTAAGCAGCCCCACCCACTCCTTCATGTTCGCTATGGAGCAACGTCTTCAATGCGTGTGTTGCAAGAAGGTTCGCTATAAGGTAGATGAGCAGGACAATGTTTCCATCCCTGTCCCTGCTCGACGATTAGCACTACCAGACGACACAACTTCTACTGGTCAATTTGCACCGGTGACCCTCTTTGACTGCCTGGACGCCTCCACGtcggaggaggttgttgaccTTGTCTGCCCTTCTTGTGGCAGCAAGGATGGATTTTCCAAGCGCTCTTCGTTCAGGACACTACCGCAGCAACTTGTCATCAATGCTCGGCGGTTTGAATTGATTAACTGGGTACCTACCAAATTAGATATCCCAGTGGATGTGAGCGAGGAGCCTTTGGATTTAAGCCCATATCTTTCCTCTGGACAAAAAGAGGGCGAAGAGCTCCTGCCAGACATCGATGCTTCCAAAAGGGATTTTGTGCCTAACCAATATGCTTTGGATCAACTTCTCAGTATGGGGTTCCCGAGGGCAAGGAGTGAGAAGGCACTCTACACGACTGGAAACTCGGATTTCGAAGCTGCAATGAACTGGTTATTTGCTCATCTGGAAGATCCCGATATTGATGAACCCTTGACTATCAGCGAGATCAGGGGGGGAGGAACCGACGCCTCACATGACCCAGCAAAAGTGGCACAATTGGTCGAAATGGGCATTGACGAGTCCCGTGCCAAACGAGCATTGGGTGCCACAGGTGGTGATGTCAATAGAGCTATCGACTGGGTGTTTAGCCACCCAGAAGCAGATGCTGAAGGCTATGGTCGTGAATCAAACACCCATTCTGATGGTTGCCCTAGAAACCTCGGTTCTAGTGATGTACCAGCTAGGTATAAGCTTCGCTCTATTGTCTGCCATAAGGGTTCTTCAGTCCACGCTGG ACATTATGTTGCCTTTGTCCGGAAGACTCTGCCAGGTCAGAATGAACCATGTTGGGTGATGTTCAATGATGAGAAGGTTGTGAAGGCTGGGGACATacatgagatgaagaaatacGCATACTTGTACTTCTTTTCACGGGTCTAG